The genomic DNA GGTCAGCGTGCCCGGCGTGCCCGGTTCCAGCAGCACTTCAAGGTCGCCCGAGCCGACGCAACCCACCAGTGCGCGGCCTTTGGGCGGCTGCCCGGCGGGGAATTCAAAGGATAAGGTTTCCATCAAAACGCTCCGTCGAGGCGGTCGATAAACAGGCAGGCGGCCAACAGGTCGGCGGCGCCGCCGGGGGAGGCATTCAGGGCCAGTAATTGCTGGTCGAGTTCGTGCAATTGGCGGCGCCCGGCGAGGGTGGCGCTGCCGCCCGCGTCGAGTACGGCTTGCGCGCCGAGTTGCATCGCGCTGATGCCTTCAGGGCCTGCGCGGTAGAGCACGCAGGTGTCGGCCAGCTCGGTCATGATGGCGAGCAGTGCATCCAGCCGGGCGTTCTGTTCGCCGCTGTTTTGCAGACGGCTTTTACGCAGTTGCGGCAGGCCGCGCTGCACCACCGACGGGAAACCGAGCTGGGCTTCCTCACGGGCACCGCGTGCGCCGTAACGTTGGGCAACTTGCGCGCCGTGGCTCATGGGTTGTGGCGCATAGCGGTCGTTGAGCAAGGCCAGTTTTGCCGCAGTCAGCGTGACCGCGCGAGGTGCCAGGGCAGCCGCTGCGGTGAGCAAGCCTAGCGCCCAGATGGCGCCGCGATGGGTATTCACGCCTTGGGTGGTGGCGAGCATCGCCTCTTCACCTTCGCGGCCGATTCGCCCAAGGGCTTCGCGCAGGGGCAATCCGACTTCACCGAATTCAATGGCCGCTTCGGCCATTTCCTTGAACATCGGCCACAGCGACAGCGCCGAGGCGTGCATCAGGCCCAGGTGCAAATCGCTGTGGGCGCCGTTGCCGCGACGGTCCACCAGGGCAGGTTTGGGCGACAAGTCCGCCTCGTCGATCAACGCTTCGACGGCCAGGTCGGCCAGGCGATCCGCGAGGCTGAGTTCATGCAGTTTGAGGGCGCGCATTTACCAGCTCCTGAACTTGGCGGGCGGGTTGTACAGGCCGCCGGACCAGTCCACCAGGTCGGCCACGCTCTTGGCGGCCAGCAGCTCGCGGGTGGCGTCGGTGCGGCGGATGCCCAAGTCTTCGGGCAAGGCGATCAAGCCTTCACGGCGCATGCGCGCGGTGTCTTTTGGGTTGTGACGCAGGCCGATGGCGGTCACGCCGGCGACGGCGGCGATCATGGCCTGGCGCTCTTCCAGCGAGCGCGCCTTGTAGAGGTAGGCGATGCCTTCTTCCGTGAGCAGGTGAGTCACGTCGTCGCCGTAGATCATGATCGGCGCCAGGGGCATGCCGCTTTTTCGCGCCACTTCCACGGCATCGAGGGTGTCGACAAAGGTGGGCTTGCCGCCTTCCTGGAAGGTTTCGACCATTTGCACCACGAGCTTTTTGCCGCGTTCGAGCAGGGCTTCCGGGGCGTCGTCGTGGCGCATGTCCAGCCACGCCGGGGTGCCATGGCGACGGCCGCGCGGGTCATGGCCCATGTTCGGCGCACCACCAAAACCGGCAAGGCGGCCACGAGTGACTGTGGAGGAATGCCCGTCGCCGTCCACTTGCAGGGTGGCGCCGATAAACAGGTCCACCGCATATTGGCCAGCGAGTTGGCAGAACATCCGGTTGGAACGCATCGAGCCGTCGCGGCCGGTGAAAAACACGTCCGGCCGCGCGGCGATGTAGTTTTCCATGCCCAGTTCGGTGCCGAAGCAATGCACGCTTTCCACCCAGCCGCTTTCGATGGCGGGGATCAGGGTCGGGTGGGGGTTGAGGGTCCAGTTGCGGCAGATCTTGCCCTTCAGGCCAAGGGATTCGCCGTAGGTCGGCAGGATCAATTCAATGGCGGAGGTGTTGAAGCCGATGCCATGGTTGAGCGACTGCACATTGTGTTTTTCGTAGATGCCACGGATCGCCATCATCGCCATCAGCACATGCACCGGCTTGATATGCCGCGGGTCGCGGGTGAATAGCGGCTCGATGTAGAACGGCCTGTCGGCCACCACCACAAAATCCACCCAACTTGCCGGGATGTCGACGCGGGGCAAGTCGGACACGTCGTCCACCAACTGGTTGACCTGCACGATGACAATGCCATCGCTGAACGCGGCGGGTTCGATCAGCGCCGGGGTGTCTTCGGTGCTGGCACCGGTGTAGATGTTTCCGGCGCGGTCGGCCATGAAACCGGCGGAGAGCACCACGTTGGGAATCAGGTCCACCACCAGCCGCGCGTAGAGTTCGATGTAGGTGTGAATCGCGCCGATTTCCAGCAGGCCGTCTTCGAGCAACTGGCTGATGCGCAGGGACTGGGTGCCGGCGAAAGAGAAATCCAGCTTGCGGGCGATGCCTTTTTCAAACAGGTCCAGGTGTTCGGAACGGCCGACGCTGGGCATGATCATGTGCAAATCGTGGAGCTTGGCCGGGTCGGTTTTGGCCAGGGAGCGCGACAGGAAGTCGGCTTGTTTCTGGTTGTTGCCTTCGAGCACCACGCGGTCGCCGGGGAGGATCAGGGCTTCCAGGGCCTCGACGATCTTGTCGCTGGGCAACACGGCCCCGTCTGCATACTGTTTGACCCGCCCGAGCCGCCGCTGCTTCTCGTCGCGCCGCCGCGTCCAGCGCGAATCGGGGGTGATGGGTGTTGTCATGGTGGCTCCACGGGGGTTGGTGTCGTGGGGCTACCTTAGGAGTGAATCAGCGGGGCATCAATCAAGCGCGGCGGCGGATCGTTACGGTTGCAGTAACGGACTATCAGCAAAAACGGACTTTTGCCGAACGAAGATTAAAAATGTGGGAGCTGGCTTGCCCGCGATGGCGGTGGGTCAGCCATGAAATTGTCGACAGATATTCCGCTATCGCAGGCAAGCCAGCTCCCACATTGGTTCGGTGGTGGTCCCTGTAGTTTGATCGTTCCCACGCTTTGCGTGGGAATGCCGCCTGGGACGCTCCGCGTCCCGCCAGCCAGCGCAAGGCTCAGTCCTGAATGCGGGCCACTGGATGCATTCCTTCGCTGCGTGTGGACACGATCAGCCGTTTTTCGATGACGGGATTAAAACTAGTCGCCCTGCCTACCCACAACAAGTTCATGCACAGCGCGAAATCTTGCGGGAAAAATCCGAAGGCGGCGCCTTCACAACGCCATTATCACCTTGACCTTACCTAACCCCTCCAGCGCATAGCTGTGGTACTCATACACCTCTCCCCTGATAACAAGATGCAGGCCACCCTCCTCATCAGTCACTTGCACATCCGGCTCCTTGGTTTTGAGAAAGGGATATGCCGACACCAATGCAGCGAGTATTTCCTGATCACTTGCCAAGTCTTTATGGACGTAATACCGGTAGGAAAAGCCCACCGTCGCACCCCCTTGGCTATCTCGCGCCCCATAGATAGAAGTGCCGTTACCCAGGGAGTGTTTCAACACAATTTCGTCCAGATCCGGTTTGCCGGATGACAGGATCCAACTGCTGCCAATATAGATAAGGCAAACCACGAGTAAGCTATTTTGCAAAATGTGCTTGAGGCGTGGCATTAAGAAGATGGCCATCTGCGAGTCCTTGCTGGCGGTGAGGAGCGCAGAACCTAGCACCTCACCTGGGACTGAACATCCCACCGAATCCGGGTTAAGAATTCACCTACAGCAACTCCACCACATTCAGACATTCGATCGCTTAACCTGACAGGCGCACAGGACCAAATGTGGGAGCTGGCTTGCCTGCGATGGCGGTGGGTCAGCCAGGGAAGCTTCAACTGACAGATCGCTATCGCAGGCAAGCCAGCTCCCACATGAGATCTCCACAAGGCTTAGCGTCAGGCCAGGCCGGATTCGACCAGCAGGGCTTCGAGCCCCATGAGGTCGGGCACCTTCGCCACATGCTCGCCCACCTGCACCGCCGCCAGCTCCAGCGGGCACAGCGGCACGTCTACATAACTCAGTTGGCTGTCGAGCTTGTACGACCGCGGAATTCCCTGAATCACCAGCGCAATGAACTTCAACGTCGGCCGCCCCCCCAGTGCGTTCAGCACTACGATCCGCGAACGTTCCCCCGTGACAATCGACTCGCCGCACACCGCTTCAAAACTGATCAACGGCAACTGCCGGTCCCGCCACGTCACTTGCCGCAAATACCACGGCGGCGCATCGCTGGCCGGTTCGCCGCGCTGGTAGTCGATCAGCTCGGCGACGGCGACGTTGGGCAGCACCAGGTGGCGGTCGGCCAATGGCAGCAGCAGGCCGGTGAGTTGCCGGGTGCGGTGGTCAAGCATGGGACTTGCTCCAGTAGGCGATGCTTTCCAGCAGCACCGACTCTTGATACGGCTTGCCGAGGTAGTCGTTGACGCCGATGGCCATGGCGCGGTCGCGGTGTTTCTGGCCCGTGCGTGAGGTGATCATGATGATCGGCAGGCGCATCAGCCGTGGGTCGTTGCGCACCTGAATCGCCACTTCGAAGCCGTCCATGCGCGGCATTTCGATGTCGAGCAGCATCAGGTCCGGGGTGTGTTCTTCGAGCAGAGCGATGGCGTCGATGCCGTCTTTGGCGGTGAGCACGTTCATGCCGTTGCGCTCGAGCAGGCGGCTGGTGACTTTGCGCACGGTGACCGAATCGTCCACCACCAGCACCAGCAGCGGGCGCTTTTTCAGGGGATCGTTGAGGATCAGCGGCGCGTCGGCCGTTTGCGCAGGCAGCGCCGGCTGACGGGCGCGAATATGCGCCAGCAAGTCGATGATCAGCACCACGCGGCCGTCGCCCAGAATGGTTGCGCCGGACAAGCCCTGAACCGCCGCAAATTGCGGCCCCAGGCCCTTGACCACAATCTCCCGCGTGCCGGCCATGGCGTCCACATGCACCGCCACGCGCCGCTCGTTGTACTGCACCAGCAGCACCGGCACGGGCTGATACTGGCCGAGCAATCGCGGGCGGCTGACGGTGTGCAGCAGGTCGCCGAGATAGAACAATTCATAGCGCTGGCCGGCATATTCATAGCGCGGCGGGTCTTGCTGATAGTGCCCCGCCAGCTCGTGGGGCAGCACCCGCACCAGGCCTTCGATGGTGTTGAGCGGGATCGCGTATTGGTCGTCGGCGCACTGCACCATCAGCGCGCGGTTGACCGACACGGTAAACGGCAGGCGAATGCGAAAATGCACCCCCGCCCCCGGCGTCGAGTCGATCACCATCGAGCCGCCGAGCTGGCGCACTTCTTCGTGCACCACGTCCATGCCCACGCCGCGCCCGGAAATCTGGGTGATTTTCTCTGCAGTCGAGAAGCCCGGCTGCAGGATGAACTGCAGCACGTCGCGGTCGCTGATCTCCTGATTCGGGTCGAGCAAACCACGCTTGATCGCCTTGCGCCGCACGGCTGCCAAGGGCACCCCGGCACCGTCGTCGCGCATGTCGAAAATGATGTCGCCACCTTCGTGGGTCAGGTCCAGCGTGATGCGCCCCTTCTCCGGCTTACCGGCCTGCAAGCGTGCCTGGCGCGACTCAAGGCCATGGTCGACGGCGTTGCGCAGCATGTGTTCCAGCGGCGCGACCATGCGCTCGAGCACGTTGCGGTCCATCTCGCCTTCGGCGTTGCCGACAATGAATTCCACGTCCTTGCCCAACTCCTCCGCCACTTGGCGCACGATGCGTTTGAGGCGCGGCAACATGCGCTCGAACGGCACCATACGCGTGCGCATCAGGCCTTCCTGCAGCTCGGTATTGACGCGCGCCTGCTGCTGCAACAGGTTGTGTGCGTCGTCATTGCGGCGGTCGAGGGTTTCCTTGAGGTCGAGCAGGTCGGAAGCCGATTCGGACAGCGCGCGCGACAGTTGTTGCAACTGCGAGTGGCGGTCCATTTCCAGCGGGTCGAACTCTTCATACCCCAGCCGCTCGGCCTCAGCCTGTTGACGACTGAGAATGCGGCCCTGGGTTTCGGTATCGAGGCGACGCAGCTGGTCGCGCATGCGCTCAATGGTGGTTTCCACCTCGTTGAGGGCGATGCGCGCATCGTTGACCTGCTGCTCGATGCGGCCGCGGAAGATCGAGGTTTCACCGGCCAGGTTGACCAGATCATCCAGCAGATCGGCCGAGATTTTCACCATGTCGGCGCCGGGATCAACCGCCGCTTCAGCCTTGCCCGCCGGCAATGCCACGGGCGCTACCGCTTCATCGCTGGGGTGCACCAGGCTTTTGATGCGCTCGATGAGTTTTTCCACCGAGCCCACCGGCAAGCCATCCGCCACCGCATCGATCATCTGCGCCAGGCGGTCGTGGCAGCCTTGCAGCAGCGCAAACAGTTCGGGCGACGGCGCGAGCAAACCGGCAGACAGCCCTTCGTAGAGAAATTCAAGCTCATGGGCCAGGTCGCCGATCGGCCCGATTTCGACCATGCGCGCGCCGCCCTTGAGGGTGTGCAGGTCGCGCAGCAGGGTTTCGACTTCCTGGCGGTTGCTCGGCTCGGCCTGCCAGCGCTGCAGGGCGCTGCTGGAGCTGTCGAGAATGTCGGCGGCTTCTTCGAGGAAGATATCCAGCAATTCGGGGTCGGCGCCCTGGGTTTCAGGGGCCAGTGTCGGCACCGTTGGCGTACCGTTTTGGCGCAAGGCGCGTACGCTGGCGACCAGCTCGGCACTGTCGCTCAGAGGCTGGTGGTCTTGCAGTTCATCCAGTTGCAGGGCCAGCCTTTCGTGGCTGGCCATCAGCACCTGGGACAACTCGGCGGAGTAGCTGTAACGGCGATCCACCAGCCCTTCGTAAAGGCACTCCAACTCATGGGCAAGCTCGGCCACCGGGCCGATTTCAGCCATGCGCGCGCCGCCCTTGAGGGTGTGCAAGTCGCGCTGCAACGACGACAGCGGCGCCGGGCTTTCCGGGTCGAGCAACCAGCGCTTGAGCGACTGCCCGGCGCTGTCGAGGATATCCACGGCTTCTTCGAGAAAGATCTCAACGATCTCGTCATCCATCGCCGTTTCATGGTCCAGCCTGGCCGTGGCGGCACCCAGTTCGGAGATGCTCAAGGCGCGGCTGCCGTCGCTTTTGATCAGGCCGGTGGCGGACGGGTCCAGCGCTTCGTCCAGCAGTTCGCGCAAGGCTTCGACACGCGCCGGGGCCGGGCTGATTTCCTGCCCGGCCGCCAACTGATCAAGCATGTTGATCAGCGCGTCATGGGCCTGCTCGGCCTCATGGAAAAACCGCTCGCTGACCGCCAGGCTGCTTTCTTCCACAGCGCCATACAGGTCGAGCAAGGCTTCGCACAACTCATCAATGGTGTGCAGGTCGGCGACGTGCGCGCCCTCCCCCAGCGTGGTCAGCTCATCCAGTAACGCGCTGAGCTCCTGACGCTCGCCGGGGTGTTGTTGCCAGCGGCGCAGCAGGTTTTCGGCGTCGAGCAGAATGTCCATGCCCTGGGCCAGGAAGTTGGCGATCAACTGTGGGTCGCGCTTGATGCGCAGGCCGGTGCTCGGTGCGTCAAGCAGGGCCTGAAGCTGGGCATCCAGCAGGCTCTGGGTGCGGCTGATCAGGTCGGCGGCGCCCTTGATCGGCGCCAACGGGTCGCCATTCAAGTCACGCAGGCCACGCTGGAACAGGTCTTCGGCTTCCAGCAGCAATTCTACCTCATCCAGGTCCAGCGGCAGGCGGTGCGCCTTGTACTCACGGGTCAGGTGGTCCAGCGGCCGTGCCAGCTCGGCAATCGGCAGCACGCCCGCCATGTAGGCGCTGCCCTTGAGGGTATGCAGGGCGCGTTGCAGCTCATCGCTGACTTGCAGCGGCACCTGTTCGGCGGCCTGCTGCAGAAAGTGGTTGAGGCTCTCCAGATGGCTCTGGGCTTCGTTGCGGAAGATCTCCAGCAGCATCGGGTCATGGGGCTCGCCGTCCGCGACTTGAGTGCCGCTGGCCAAGGCGTGGGCGCGGGCCGCCAAGGCGTCGACTTCATCGCGCTGGCGTTGGTCGTCGATGGCGAAGTCGGCAATCAATTCCGGCAACAAGGCCACGGCCTCATCGAGCACCTGTTGCACGTCAGGGCCGAGGGCCACGCTGCGCTCCAGCACACGGTTCAGCAGGTTTTCCACCGCCCAGGCCAGCTCGGCCAGCACCAGCGCACGCACCATGCGGCCGCTGCCTTTCAAGGTGTGGAAGGCGCGGCGCATTTCGCCCTGGGCGGTTTTGTCGCTGCTGTTGGGCAGGTTGCGGTGCAGCACGTCGAGGACTTCGTCGGTTTCTTCGAGGAAAACTTCGCGCAGTTCGTCGTCGATGGGCTCTTCGCCCGCCGGTGGCGGCAGCAGGCTGCCGGGACGCACCAGCGCCGGCGGGTTCAGGCGCGAGGTCGGGCTGGCCAATGCATCGAACTGGGATTGGCTGGGCGCAAGGTCAGTGGACAACGCACCTTCCGGCGCCACCAGCGCCTGGCGCCAGGGTTTCTCGGCGGGCAGATAACCCAGCGCGGCGAGACCTTGGGTGGCAAGTTCCAGGACTTTTTCACCCGCAGCGTCGGAGTCCTGAAGCATGCGCTCCAGGTAGTACTCAAGGCTGCTGATCACATCGGCAAAGTGGCCGAGTTGCGCCTGGGACGGCACGGCGTCGCCAGCCATCAGCTGTTCGTCGACGTAATCGGTGCAACCGCGCATCAGGCTCGCCGCCCGTGGCAGCGGGATCATCGCCAGGGCGCCGCGTACCTGGCTCAGCAGCTCCGGCAGGGATTCCAGGCGCTGGCGGTCCCAATCGGCTTCAACACAGTCGATCACCAGTTCCTTGGCTTGTCGCAGGCATTGGCAGGATTCGCGGATCACCAACTGGTGAATCTGGGTCAGGTCGGTGGTGGGCAGGCGGCTTTCTTCGCGGCTTTCCGGTTCGACGGTGCCGGCCATACCGGCCAGCGTGGCTTCGACGTACAGCAAGGCACCGGCAACGTCCATCAGCACCGCGTCATTGGGTTCGCGCTGGCCCTGCACCAGGCTCAACACCACGGCCAACTGGTCGATGATGACCTTGCGCGGCTGGCCGAAACCCAGCACTGCCAGGGTATCGGCGATCTGGCGCAGCGGCGCCAGCAAGGCGTCGAGGCCATCCGTGTGCTGGCGGTCGCTGCGCACGAACAGGTCCAGACGCTCTTTGACCCGCACCAGTTCTTCACACAACGCTCCCAGCACCGAGCCCATGGCATTGCGGTCCGGCCCGGCCAGGCGCGCGCGTTCGGCGTCTACCACGGCACTGTCCGGCAACGCCTCGTCCAGGCCGTAACGCTCCTTGAGGCTTTGCATGCGCGGCGTCGGCCGGGTGACTTTGGCGACGTAGAACAACAGGCTTTTGAGCAGTTCATCCGGCGCGGACTGGTTGATGCCGCCGAGGCCCTGAGCGAGCAAACGCTTGAGTTGCTTGGCGCTGGCCTTGAGCAGGCTGCGCAGGGCCGGGCTGTTGGCGATCACGCCGGTGAGCATGCCTTCGACCAGCGCCGAGGTGACCTGCCACAACGGCAGCAACGGCGCACCCTGGCACAACGCCTCGAGGCGCGCGAACACCCGCGCCATGTCCTCCAGGTTGCTCGGCCCGTGGTCCTCGCGCAGCAAACCGGCCAAGGCTTGTTGCAGCAGGCTATGCCATTGGCGCAATTGTTCGTGCAGCTCAGGCGTTGTGCGTTGCGCCAGCACGGCTTCGGGCAACGGCTCAATCGACAGCAGTTGCGGGCTGAACAGGCTGGTTTCCGACAGCAGGCTTTCACCGCGCGCGCTGCGCAGGTCGTTGAGCAGCGGCAATACCACCAGCGGCAGGTCACGGCGGGCGCTGTGCACGCGGTCGAGGTACAGCGGCAGTTGGTTGAGGGCTTGTTGCAACAGGCGGATGCTTTCATCGCGCTGGCTGACGCGCCCGGCTTGCAGGGCTAGGGCGAGTGCTTCGATTTCTTCGGCCAACAAAGCCGCGCCGTAGAACTCGACCATCAACAGCGCGCCATGCACCTGGTGCACGCCGGCCAGACACTCGCTGATGGCGTCGGGGTCGCTTGTTTCGACATAAGCATCGAGCGCCGAACGGGCCTGTTTCAGGGTTTCGGCAATGTCGCCCTTGACCCATTCGAGGGCCACGTAGTCGTGCCGATCAACCATAACTGCTCCGCTTAGAATTCGTGGGTTGCTGGTGTTGCATGGATCTCGAATTGAATGGAGATCCACTGTGGGAGCTGGCTTGCCTGCGATAGCGGTGGGTCAGCTATGCATGTGCCAGCTGGTAGACCGCTATCGCAGGCAAGCCAGCTCCCACAGTTGGGTTGTATTTCAATCATCGACCTGCTTGGGCGGCGGCAAGGTGAAGCCTGAAACCGATCGGCGCAACTGGCTGGCCATTTTCGCCAGATTGCCGATGCTCTCCGCCGTGGCAGTCGAGCCAGAAGACGTCTGCGTGGTGATCTGCTGAATCACATTCATGGTCAGGGAAATCTGCCCCGCCGATGATGTTTGCTGCTGCGCCGCATTCGAAATGCTTTGAATCAATGCCGCCAGGGTTTTCGAGACGCCCTCAATCTCTTCCAGCGCCACGCCCGCATCCTGGGCCAGCCGCGCGCCACGCACCACTTCGGTGGTGGTTTGCTCCATGGAAATCACCGCTTCGTTGGTGTCGGCCTGGATCGCCCGCACCAGCGTTTCAATCTGCCGCGTGGCCGCCGACGAACGCTCGGCCAGCCGCTGCACTTCATCCGCTACCACGGCAAAACCGCGCCCGGCATCCCCGGCCATGCTCGCCTGGATCGCGGCGTTAAGGGCGAGAATGTTGGTTTGGTCGGCAATGTCGTCGATCAGGCTGACGATATCGCCAATCTCCTGGGACGATTCGCCCAGACGCTTGATGCGCTTGGCGGTGTCCTGGATCTGTTCGCGAATGTTGTCCATGCCGTGGATGGTGTTGTGCACCACCTCGTTGCCCTTGTTGGCAATTTCCACCGAGCGCTCCGCCACCGCCGAAGATTCCGCGGCATTGGCCGATACCTGGTCGATGGACTGGGCCATCTGGTTGATCGCGGTGGACGCCTCGGCAATCTGCTGAGCCTGATGCTCCGAGGCCTGAGCCAGGTGCATGGCGGTGGCCTGGGTGTCCTGTACCGCACCGGCCACCTGCCCGGCAGTGAGGTTGATGGTGGCGACCAGATCACGCAGTTGGTCCACGGAGTAGTTGATGGAATCGGCGATGGTGCCGGTGAAGTCTTCGGTCACCGAGGCGGTCACCGTGAGGTCGCCGTCGGCCAGGTCTTCGATTTCATCGAGCAGGCGCATGATCGCATTCTGGTTGCGCTCATTCTTCTCGGCCGTTTCATGCAGTTGGCGGTTGGTCTCGCGCACCATCACCAGGCCGATCAGGATGATCGAGGTCAGCGCCAACAGGCCCAGCACATAACCGCCGATGGTGTCGAAGCTGCGCCCGCTGGCGAGGTTTTCAAAGCCGGTGGCCAGGTGCGAGGCTTCATCGAGCAGGGTTTGCGACAAGTTGAAAATATTGCTCGCCGAGGCGCGCACCTGGAACAGCTGCGGCGAGGTCTCGAGGATTTCATCCACGGAGCCTGAAACAAATTCGAACAGCTCGGCGATTTCCGCCAGCCGTGCGCGGGCGTCGTGGTCTTCCACCTGGCTGATACGCAGGCCCGGGTTGCCCTGCAGCATGCCGTTGAGCACCTGACCGAAGCGGTTGGCGTCGCGACCAAAGGCGTCGGCGGCCTGCACGGCGGTTTCGTCGCCGGCCAACACGGTGTTCACCGCACCGAGAATGCGCTCGGCCAACAGCGACTGGCGCTGGGCCAACGCCACCTGGCTGGCGGGGGCGCCGCGTTGCAGCAGGATGTCGACGACCTTTTCGGACTCCATCTGCAATTGCGGCACGGTTTCGGCGAGCGTCGCGGCCACTTGGTGCAACGACAGCACGGTCTGCTCGCTGGCGAGGATCGCGTCGGTGTTCTTCAGCAGCGCTTCCCAGTCGGTCTGCACCGCGCGCATTTCGGCACGCACCGCATTGGGCGCGGCGGGCAGCCCGGTTTCTATGTCACCTTTTTTCAGGTAGCCCCAACGCTGGGCAAAGTCGTTGCGCGCGTCAGACAACAGCTTGAACGCGGCGGCCTTGCCGGCGGCGGCTTCGGTGGCGTTCTTGGCAATGCGCTGGGACAGCACGCGCAACTCGCCGGCATGGCCGATGTACTGCTTGTCGTAGGTTGACTGGGTATTGAGGTAGGCGAAGTTGGCGAACAGCAACATGATGAACACGATCAGCGCAATAAACAGCACGATGATCTGCGAACGGCTGCGCGACGCGGCCTGGGGTTTGGTCGTGGTAGCGGTGGTCATGCGGCAACGTCCATGAAGCCCGGGGCCTGGGCCAGAGCGAAGGGGCTGAAGACCTGCCACAGCGGGTCGCCGTCGAACCGGCCCTGGATAAACGGCACGCCGGGGGTGTTGCTCGTCAACAATGCGTCTTGTGCAAAATGCTGCATGCCTACCACCTCATCCACCAGCAGCCCGACAAACAGGTCGTCGAATTCCACCACCAGCACCCGCCGTTGCTTGCGCACGCGTGACAGTTCAAGGCCGAGAAAACCGCCCAGGTCCATCACCGGCAGCAAGCGCCCGCGCAGGTTGGCCACGCCCTTGACCCAGGGTTTGACGCCCGGCATCACGGTGCAACGCGGCTCGTGCAACACCTCGGCGACTTCGCCCATGGGCGCCACATACAGATGCGGCCCCAGGCGAAAGCCGATGCCGCTCCAGCGTTGCAGGCGGGCTTCCTGGGACGGCAGGTCGGCGGCCAGCAGGCGGCAGCGGCGGTCGATGTCCAGCAGCAGCTCGAAGGCAGTTTGCGACTCGGTCATGATGGCGTGCCGTCAGCCGGCCAGCACCTTGTTCAGGGTGGCGATCAGGGTGTCTTCGTCCACCGGCTTGGTCAGGTAATCCTTGGCGCCCTGGCGCGCGCCCCAGATCTTGTCGGTTTCCTGGTCTTTGGTGGTGATGATGATGATCGGAATGCCGTTGGTTTCCGGCTCCTTGGACAGCTGGCGGGTGGCCTGGAAGCCATTGAGGCCCGGCATCACGATGTCCATCAGTACGGCGTCGGGCAGTTCCTGGCGGGCCAGGGCCACGCCGTCCGCGCCGTTTTCGGCTTTCAGAACCTGGTGGCCGTGCTTTTCCAGCATGCCGGTCAGTTTGTACATTTCGGTC from Pseudomonas tolaasii NCPPB 2192 includes the following:
- the pilH gene encoding twitching motility response regulator PilH, with amino-acid sequence MARVLIVDDSPTEMYKLTGMLEKHGHQVLKAENGADGVALARQELPDAVLMDIVMPGLNGFQATRQLSKEPETNGIPIIIITTKDQETDKIWGARQGAKDYLTKPVDEDTLIATLNKVLAG